The Symphalangus syndactylus isolate Jambi chromosome 3, NHGRI_mSymSyn1-v2.1_pri, whole genome shotgun sequence genome has a segment encoding these proteins:
- the SAMD9 gene encoding sterile alpha motif domain-containing protein 9 → MAKQLNLPENTDDWTKEEVNQWLESHKIDQKHREILTGQDVNGAVLKWLKKEHLVDMGITHGPAIQIEELFKELRKTAIEDSIQTSKMEKPSKNAPKDQTVSQKERRETSKQKQKDKENPDMANLSTMSTIAKGSKSLKVELIEDKIDYTKERQPSIDLTCVSYPFDEFSNPYRYKLHFSLQPETGPGNLIDPIHEFKAFTNTATATEEDVKMKFSNEVFRFASACMNSRTNGTIHFGVKDKPHGKIVGVKVTNDTKEALINHFNLMINKYFEDHQVQQAKKCIREPRFVEVLLPNSTPSDRFVIEVDIIPQFSECQYDYFQIKMQNYNNKTWEQSKKFSLFVRDGPSSKDIMKNKVDFRAFKADFKTLAESRKAAEEKFRAKTNKKEREGPKLVKLLTGNQDLLDNSYYEQYILVTNKCHPDQTKHLDFLKEIKWFAVLEFDPESNIKGVVKAYKESRVANLHFPSVYVEEKTTPNEMISTLNLYHQPSWIFCNGRLDLDSEKYKPFDPSSWQRERASDVRKLISFLTHEDIMPRGKFLVVFLLLSSVDDPRDPLIETFCAFYQDLKGMENILCICVQPHIFQRWKDLLEARLIKHQDEISSQCISALSLEEINGTILKLKSVTQSSKRLLPSIGLSTVLLKKEEDIMTALEIICENECEGTLLEKDKNKFLEFKASKEEDFYRGGKVSWWNFYFSSESYSSPFVKRDKYERLEAMIQNCADSSKPTSTKIIHLYHHPGCGGTTLAMHILWELRKKFRCAVLKNKTADFSEIGEQVTSLITYGAMNRQEYIPVLLLVDDFEEQDNVYLLQYSIQTAIAKKYIRYEKPLVIILNCMRSQNPEKSARIPDSIAVIQQLSPKEQRAFELKLKEIKEQHKNFEDFYSFMIMKTNFNKEYIENVVRNILKGQNIFTKEAKLFSFLALLNSYVPDTTISLSQCEKFLGIGNKKAFWGTEKFEDKMGTYSTILIKTEVIECGNYCGVRIIHSLIAKFSLEELKKSYHLNKSQIMLDMLTENLFFDTGMGKSKFLQDMHTLLLTRHRDEHEGETGNWFSPFIEALHKDEGNEAVEAVLLEGIHRFNPNAFICQALARHFYIKKKDFGNALNWAKQAKIIEPDNSYISDTLGQVYKSKMRWWIEENERNGNISVDDLIALLNLAEHASSAFKESQQQSEDREYEVKERLYPKSKRRYDTYNIAGYQGEIEVGLYTIQILQLIPFFDKKNELSKRDMVNFISGSSDIPGDPNNEYKLALKNYIPYLTKLKFSLKKSFDFFDEYFVLLKPRNNIKQNEEAKTRRKVAGYFKKYIDIFCVLEESQNKDLGSKFSEPLQVERCRSSLVALKADKFSGLLEYLIKSQADAISTMEYIVDKYTFLLEQCTVKIQSKEKLNFILANIILSCIKPTSRLVKPVEKLKDQLREVLQPIGLTYRFSEPYFLASLLFWPENQQLDQHSGQMKEYAQALENSFKGQYKHMHRTKQPIAYFFLGKGKRLKRLVHKGKIDQCFEKTSDINSLWQSGDVWKEEKVQELLLRLQGRAENNCLYIEYGINEKITIPITPAFLGQLRSGRSIEKVSFYLGFSIGGPLAYDIEIV, encoded by the coding sequence ATGGCAAAGCAACTGAACCTTCCAGAAAATACAGATGATTGGACAAAAGAGGAAGTAAATCAGTGGTTAGAAAGTCATAAGATTGACCAAAAACACAGGGAAATTTTGACTGGACAAGATGTGAATGGAGCAGTCTTGAAGTGgttaaaaaaagaacatcttGTTGATATGGGCATCACACATGGACCAGCTATTCAAATAGAAGAACTATTCAAAGAACTGCGGAAAACAGCCATTGAAGATTCAATTCAGACATCTAAGATGGAAAAGCCCAGTAAAAATGCTCCTAAAGACCAAACTGTATCTCAAAAGGAACGTAGAGAAActtcaaagcaaaaacaaaaggatAAAGAGAACCCAGATATGGCTAATCTATCTACAATGAGTACAATTGCTAAAGGTTCTAAGTCACTAAAAGTTGAGCTCATAGAAGATAAAATAGATTATACAAAGGAAAGGCAACCATCCATAGACCTGACATGTGTATCATACCCATTTGATGAATTCAGTAATCCATATCGTTACAAGTTGCATTTTAGTCTACAGCCTGAAACAGGACCAGGCAATCTCATTGATCCAATACATGAATTCAAAGCCTTCACAAATACAGCAACAGCCACAGAAGAGGATGTCAAGATGAAATTTAGCAATGAGGTTTTCCGATTTGCTTCGGCTTGTATGAATTCACGTACCAATGGCACTATTCATTTTGGAGTCAAAGACAAACCCCATGGGAAAATTGTTGGCGTCAAAGTCACCAATGATACCAAGGAAGCCCTCATTAACCATTTCAATCTGATGATAAACAAGTATTTTGAAGACCATCAGGTCCAACAAGCAAAGAAGTGCATTCGAGAGCCAAGATTTGTGGAAGTTTTACTGCCAAATAGTACTCCATCTGACAGATTTGTTATTGAAGTGGACATTATTCCACAGTTCTCTGAATGCCAATATGATTATTTCCagattaaaatgcaaaattacaaCAACAAAACATGGGAACAAAGTAAAAAATTCTCACTATTTGTGCGAGATGGGCCCAGCTCTAAGgacattatgaaaaataaagttgatttCAGAGCATTTAAAGCAGATTTTAAAACACTGGCAGAGTCCAGAAaagcagcagaagaaaaattcagagcaaaaacaaataaaaaagaaagggagggaccAAAGTTGGTTAAATTATTGACAGGAAATCAAGATTTGTTAGATAATTCATACTATGAACAATACATTCTTGTAACAAATAAATGCCACCCAGATCAAACAAAACACTTAGATTTCCTGAAGGAAATTAAATGGTTTGCTGTATTGGAGTTTGATCCTGAGTCTAACATCAAAGGAGTGGTCAAAGCTTACAAAGAAAGCCGAGTAGCAAACCTTCACTTTCCAAGTGTATATGTAGAAGAGAAAACCACACCAAATGAGATGATTTCTACTCTAAATCTTTACCATCAACCCAGCTGGATTTTCTGCAATGGCAGGTTAGACCTTGACAGTGAAAAATATAAACCCTTTGATCCAAGTTCTTGGCAAAGAGAAAGAGCTTCTGATGTCAGgaaactgatttcatttcttacaCATGAAGACATAATGCCAAGAGGGAAGTTTTTGGTGGTATTTCTATTACTGTCCTCTGTGGATGACCCAAGAGATCCCCTCATTGAGACTTTCTGTGCTTTCTACCAGGATCTCAAAGGAATGGAAAATATACTGTGTATTTGTGTACAGCCACACATATTTCAGAGATGGAAAGATCTACTTGAAGCAAGATTAATAAAACACCAAGATGAAATTTCAAGCCAATGTATTTCTGCTTTAAGCCTTGAAGAGATCAATGGCACTATTCTTAAACTAAAATCTGTGACTCAATCTTCAAAAAGACTTTTGCCATCTATTGGTTTATCGACTGTCCTtctgaaaaaggaagaagatatCATGACTGCTCTGGAAATTATCTGTGAAAATGAATGTGAGGGTACACTGTTAGAGaaggacaaaaataaattccttgaATTCAAGGCATCAAAAGAGGAAGACTTCTATCGAGGTGGCAAAGTGTCATGGTGGAACTTCTACTTCTCTTCTGAAAGTTATTCTTCACCTTTTGTCAAAAGGGATAAATATGAAAGACTTGAAGCAATGATTCAAAACTGTGCAGATTCTTCTAAACCAACAAGTACCAAAATTATTCATCTGTATCATCATCCAGGCTGTGGGGGAACTACCTTGGCTATGCACATTCTCTGGGAACTAAGGAAGAAATTCAGATGTGCTGTGCTGAAAAACAAGACAGCGGATTTTTCTGAAATTGGAGAACAGGTAACCAGTTTAATCACTTATGGGGCAATGAACCGTCAGGAATACATACCTGTACTGCTCCTTGTTGATGATTTTGAAGAACAAGATAACGTCTATCTTCTGCAGTACTCTATTCAAACAGCTATAGCTAAAAAGTACATTCGATATGAAAAACCTCTGGTGATTATCCTAAATTGTATGAGATCACAAAATCCCGAAAAAAGTGCAAGGATCCCAGACAGTATTGCCGTAATACAGCAACTCTCTCCCAAAGAACAGAGAGCTTTTGAGCTTAaattgaaagaaatcaaagaacagCATAAAAACTTTGaggatttttattcctttatgatCATGAAAACCAATTTTAATAAAGAATACATAGAAAATGTGGTCCGGAATATCCTGAAAGGGCAGAATATTTTCACCAAGGAAGcaaagctcttttcttttctggctcTTCTTAATTCATATGTGCCTGATACCACCATTTCACTATCACAGTGTGAAAAATTCTTAGGAATTGGAAACAAGAAGGCTTTCTGGGGGACAGAAAAATTTGAAGACAAGATGGGCACCTACTCTACAATTCTGATAAAAACAGAGGTCATCGAATGTGGGAACTACTGTGGAGTACGCATCATTCACTCTTTGATTGCAAAGTTCTCACTGGAAGAATTGAAGAAAAGCTATCACCTGAATAAAAGTCAAATTATGTTGGATATGCTAACTGAGAATTTGTTCTTCGATACTGGTATGGGAAAAAGCAAATTTTTGCAAGATATGCACACACTCCTACTCACAAGACACCGTGATGAACATGAAGGTGAAACAGGAAATTGGTTTTCCCCATTTATTGAAGCATTACATAAAGATGAAGGAAATGAAGCAGTTGAAGCTGTATTGCTTGAAGGTATCCATCGGTTCAACCCAAATGCATTCATTTGCCAAGCGTTGGCAAGACATTTCTACATTAAAAAGAAGGACTTTGGCAATGCTCTAAACTGggcaaaacaagcaaaaatcatAGAACCTGACAATTCTTATATCTCAGATACACTGGGTCAAGTCTACAAAAGTAAAATGAGATGGTGGATAGAGGAAAACGAAAGAAACGGGAACATTTCAGTTGATGATCTAATTGCTCTTTTGAATTTAGCAGAACATGCCTCAAGTGCATTTAAAGAATCCCAACAGCAAAGTGAAGATAGAGAGTATGAAGTGAAGGAAAGATTGTATCCGAAGTCAAAAAGGAGGTATGATACTTACAATATAGCTGGTTATCAAGGAGAGATAGAAGTTGGGCTTTACACAATCCAAATTCTccagctcattcctttttttgaTAAAAAAAATGAGCTATCTAAAAGAGATATGGTCAATTTTATATCAGGAAGTAGTGATATTCCAGGGGATCCAAACAATGAATATAAATTAGCCCTCAAAAACTATATTCCTTATTTAACTAAAttgaaattttctttgaaaaagtcctttgatttttttgatgAATACTTTGTCCTGCTAAAACCCAGGAACAATATTAAGCAAAATGAAGAGGCCAAAACTCGGAGAAAGGTGGCtggatattttaagaaatatatagatatattttgtgTCTTAGAAGAATCACAAAACAAAGATCTTGGATCAAAGTTCAGTGAGCCACTTCAAGTAGAGAGATGCAGGAGTAGCCTAGTAGCTTTAAAAGCAGACAAGTTTTCTGGGCTCTTGGAATATCTTATCAAAAGTCAAGCGGATGCTATAAGCACTATGGAATATATAGTGGACAAATATACTTTTCTCTTAGAACAATGCACTGTCAAAATCCAGTCAAAAGAAAAGCTAAATTTCATCTTGGCCAACATTATTCTCTCCTGTATCAAACCTACCTCTAGATTAGTAAAGCCAGTTGAAAAACTAAAAGATCAGCTTCGAGAAGTCTTGCAACCAATAGGACTGACTTACCGGTTTTCAGAACCTTATTTTCTAGCTTCCCTCTTATTCTGGCCAGAAAATCAACAACTAGATCAACATTCTGGACAAATGAAAGAGTATGCTCAAGCACTGGAAAATTCTTTCAAGGGGCAATATAAACATATGCATCGTACAAAGCAACCAATTGCATATTTCTTTCTTGGAAAAGGTAAAAGACTGAAAAGACTTGTTCACAAAGGAAAAATTGACCAGTGCTTTGAAAAGACATCAGATATTAATTCCTTGTGGCAGAGTGGAGATGTGTGGAAGGAGGAAAAAGTCCAAGAACTTTTGCTTCGTTTACAAGGTCGAGCtgaaaataattgtttatatataGAATATGGAATCAATGAAAAAATCACAATACCCATCACTCCTGCTTTTTTAGGTCAACTTAGAAGTGGCAGAAGCATAGAGAAGGTGTCTTTTTACCTGGGATTTTCCATTGGAGGCCCACTTGCTTATGACATTGAAATTGTTTAA